The Herminiimonas arsenitoxidans sequence CATCTGCATCGATCATGCGTTTGTTGGCTTCATTTTGCAGCTTGAACTTCTTGATGTATTCCCACACTTTTTTAGTTACTTCAGTGCGAGGTGCTGGCGCGGCACCGATAACAGCGGCCAACAGAGCGGACGGTGTTACTGGTTTCATGAATGCTGCGTTAGGCTTGCGTGCAGTTGCTGGCTTTTTCGCTGCTACTTTTTTCGCTGCTGGTTTTTTAGCGGCTACTTTTTTTGCAGGAGCGGCTTTCTTAGCTGGCGCTGCTTTTTTTGCTGGTGCTGCTTTTTTCGCTGCTACTGGTTTTTTCGCAGCTGCTTTCTTGGCGACCGGTTTTTTGGCCGCTGGTTTTTTGGCTGTTGCCATCTTCAAACCTCCTTCACATTGTGTTGGGAAATTGCGCCAATTCACGCATCGTCAATAGTGGTGTGGTTTTTCTTGCCACGCAAGTGTTTTTTGTGCGTTTCCCTCTGTATTTGTAGGCTGGACGCCACGTATCGTGCATAGAGGGAAGCGCGGATGGTTTATTCGCTTCGTTCGGCTTGTTTTTGTGGTGATGCCGAGAAGGATAGCGGTGAGTTTTTTGGTGCTGAAAAGAGGGTGTCGGAAGACGATTGGATCGGTTTTTTTTGCGAGTTATCGCTCTCGATTTGGATGCGCTGATGCGCTATAAAGTGTTTGGACATAAAAAAGCCCGGTCTCTAGCGAGCCGGGCTTTCAGATAAAACGGGAAATTAGCGCATTCCTGGCAGCATGCCTTTCATGCCGCGCATCATTTTCATCATATTGCCGCCTTTGAGTTTCTTCATCATGGTCTGCATTTGATCGAATTGCGCCAGCATGCGGTTGACTTCCTGCACCTGAACGCCGGCACCGGTTGCGATACGGCGTTTGCGTGAAGCCTTGATCAATTCCGGTTTGGAGCGTTCTTGCGGCGTCATGGAATTGATGATGCCTTCCATGCGGATGACCTGTTTGTCAGCCATCCCCATATTGGCACCGCTGGCAGCCTGCTGCAGTTGCGCCGGGAGTTTGTCCATCAGATTGGACATGCCACCCATCTTCTTCATTTGCGCCAATTGGGATTTGAAATCGTTCAAATCGAATTTGCCGCCGACTTTGATCTTTTGCGCGAGTCCGGCAGCGGCGTCCATGTCGACGCCTTTGCGGGCTTCCTCGACCAAGGCCAGGATGTCGCCCATGCCGAGAATACGATCAGCCATGCGGGCTGGATCGAAGGCTTCCAGGCCGTCCAGTTTTTCAGCGACGCCGGCGAATTTGATTGGTTTGCCAGTGATATGGCGTACCGACAGCGCGGCACCGCCACGTGAGTCACCGTCCAGTTTGGTCAGGACGATACCGGTCAAAGGCAGCGCATCGCTAAAGGCCTTGGCGGTATTGATCGCATCTTGCCCCAACATGGCATCGACCACGAACAGGGTTTCGATAGGTTTGACTGCTGCATGCAAAGCCTTGATTTCCAGCATCATGGCTTCGTCGATGCCGAGTCGGCCGGCGGTATCGATGATCAGAACGTCGTGGTAATGACGTTTGGCGTAGTCCAATGCGGCTAGCGCGATATCGACTGGCTTGTCGGTAGGTTCCGACGGGAAGAAGTCGGCGCCAACTTGCGCGGTGACGGTTTGCAGCTGACCGATCGCGGCAGGGCGATAAACGTCGGCGGAAACGGTCAGGACTTTTTTCTTCTTTTGCTCGCGCAAATATTTCGCTAGCTTACCGACGGTAGTGGTTTTACCTGCACCTTGCAAACCGGCCATCAGGATGACGGCAGGCGGTTGGGTGGCGAAATTCAGTTGCGATGCTTCCGGGCCGAGATCGGCACCCATGATGGCGGCCAGTTCGCGTTGCACCACGCCGACCAGTGCTTGGCCAGGTGAGAGCGAACCGATGACATCTTCGCCCATCGCTTTTTCTTTGACGCGGCTGATGAATTCGCGGACGGCAGGCAGGGCAACGTCGGCTTCGAGCAAGGCCAGACGAACTTCGCGCAGCATTTCTGCAGTGTTGGTTTCCGTCAGGCGCGCTTCTCCGCGCATGGTTTTGACGGCTTTGGCTAGGCGTTGGGTGAGATTGTCGAGCATGAATGAATGGCTGAAATATCAAAGAGGGTGAAGCAACAGGCTGCTGTGGGGGAATACACACTGCGGCGGCAAGCCTCATTTTAACCGATGCGGTGGCGGATGCGCCTAGGCATGAGAGATAGTTGTCCGTTGAGCTTCTATATATAGTGCGTCAGCAGACATGTGGCTTCTAGTCGGAATGACAAGGTGCCGTGCCGGATGAGGCGATAGGTAAGGATTCTTGCAATGTGTTCATGTTGTATAAGCGTTTTTTCTCGGCTGATGGTAATGTCGCGAGAGCAATTCTTGCGATAAGCGCGCACCTAGGCAAAGAGGGCTGAGTATGGAAATTGCTAGAACATGAAACAAGGTGCGGGTGCGGTGTTTGGGCTTTTCTCCCGCAGGATGTTCGGATCACATGGTGTAAACTTAAATAATGTACACATACTTTTTTGTCTTGGCGGCTTTGTTCTATGCGGTTTGCGCATTCTTGCCGTCAAAAAATCGCATGGCGATTTCCATTGGCACCCTGATCGGTTGGCTTTTGCATGGCGGCGCGTTGTGGGTGGACGTGATCGGACATGATGCGCTGCGCATGGGATTTGCCATCATGCTGTCCGGCGCTTTGTGGATTTCTGTTGCGGCTTACTGGTTGGAAAATCGCAATTTCAGTCTGGACGGTTTGCGTATCCTGGTGTTGCCGTGTGCGGCAGTGGGTGTGCTGCTGCCTACGATTTTCCCCGGCAGCATGATTCCACTCGTGGGTAAGTCAGCACTTTTCCCTTGGCATATTGCGATTGCGATGCTGGCCTACAGCACATTAACGATTGCGGCTTTCCATGCTGTCCTGATGGCTTTGCAAGAATCCAAGTTGCATACGCGTGTGAGCGTGCAAAAAACAGGTTGGTTCTCGTTGGCGATAGATCGTCTGCCGGCGTTGTTGACGATGGAAAAATTGCTGTTTCGTCTGATCGGGTTTGG is a genomic window containing:
- a CDS encoding SWIB/MDM2 domain-containing protein; the protein is MATAKKPAAKKPVAKKAAAKKPVAAKKAAPAKKAAPAKKAAPAKKVAAKKPAAKKVAAKKPATARKPNAAFMKPVTPSALLAAVIGAAPAPRTEVTKKVWEYIKKFKLQNEANKRMIDADEKLKAVFGGKKQVSMFEMTKLISGHLK
- the ffh gene encoding signal recognition particle protein; this encodes MLDNLTQRLAKAVKTMRGEARLTETNTAEMLREVRLALLEADVALPAVREFISRVKEKAMGEDVIGSLSPGQALVGVVQRELAAIMGADLGPEASQLNFATQPPAVILMAGLQGAGKTTTVGKLAKYLREQKKKKVLTVSADVYRPAAIGQLQTVTAQVGADFFPSEPTDKPVDIALAALDYAKRHYHDVLIIDTAGRLGIDEAMMLEIKALHAAVKPIETLFVVDAMLGQDAINTAKAFSDALPLTGIVLTKLDGDSRGGAALSVRHITGKPIKFAGVAEKLDGLEAFDPARMADRILGMGDILALVEEARKGVDMDAAAGLAQKIKVGGKFDLNDFKSQLAQMKKMGGMSNLMDKLPAQLQQAASGANMGMADKQVIRMEGIINSMTPQERSKPELIKASRKRRIATGAGVQVQEVNRMLAQFDQMQTMMKKLKGGNMMKMMRGMKGMLPGMR
- a CDS encoding cytochrome C assembly family protein — its product is MYTYFFVLAALFYAVCAFLPSKNRMAISIGTLIGWLLHGGALWVDVIGHDALRMGFAIMLSGALWISVAAYWLENRNFSLDGLRILVLPCAAVGVLLPTIFPGSMIPLVGKSALFPWHIAIAMLAYSTLTIAAFHAVLMALQESKLHTRVSVQKTGWFSLAIDRLPALLTMEKLLFRLIGFGFFLLTLTVLSGVIFSEELFGKAFKWDHKTIFTMLSWVLFGVLLAGRKWRGWRGKTALSFTLTGFTTLFLAYVGSRFVFEVILHRSLA